The following are encoded together in the Sparus aurata chromosome 1, fSpaAur1.1, whole genome shotgun sequence genome:
- the pecam1b gene encoding platelet endothelial cell adhesion molecule isoform X3: protein MGLLILLTSTLLYSYFHPGRVVDAQRLFILKDITLTIEPSKDVKRGTNVSLRCKATVSQSETWELRREYTVYKDNNLIYNKTSISEEILYPLGEARVANSGKYRCEINIDDKPQRPSETQKLTVTGLSKPQLRLNKGVVKEGEEITATCIAPGEMGSFFFYIYEDSNEIKEKQVSSNQAEFKLRFSSVNRRRIHCTYTVLITPYSVKSEESNNVTVSVKELPITIDLDIDPVTRVYEGDQLNILCKVNGLQHSDESVRLLLIQGIQILSSGLTNVSHSMVAQANYAEEFECKFEMGNVVKTATKTISVIELFSAPTLTVSPDEVFQRDDVTLTCKSESYASERLSEDELTYTLDPPQTPQTPSRKGVFSVKSLRIETNYTCVAEAMRIKKRSKTLTVRPKIFVSTPKISVVGRAILGQPVKILCQSDIGSLPINYTLFKDFVEVSTISINRSSQQAHFEVNITSPEDIKQYICEASNNHRHNKQPLSEKLNAIVIVPPSYAELMAVPDESGIYEGDDLYLLCRADGTPPVTFKWYHVGNNLPLYTNTSNDYSSSYQVPSVSKEHNGRYYCEAFNHVNKVVRSEEVTIEVQMVLWKKALIGGFCLLAVSVLVVVCVLCFRSKRVVMDSGAAVSVWTKRPPEEDVAIDEESSMVTKEPDVEYTEVVHPRPVDPARVPLRKGTDTVYSELQNSPHGPADYHDYHGSVEYAELNGEQPEVNHYHPEVNNFQDLPMPVD from the exons ATGGGCCTCCTGATACTGCTAACCTCCACGCTCCTGTACAGCT ACTTCCATCCAGGGAGAGTGGTGGACGCTCAGCGAT TGTTCATATTAAAAGATATCACCCTGACCATCGAGCCCAGTAAGGACGTTAAGCGGGGCACTAATGTGAGTCTGAGATGCAAGGCCACCGTCTCTCAATCAGAGACTTGGGAGCTGCGTCGTGAGTACACTGTATACAAGGACAACAACCTAATCTACAACAAGACCAGCATCTCAGAGGAGATTCTCTACCCACTGGGCGAGGCCAGAGTCGCCAACAGCGGCAAATATAGGTGCGAAATCAACATTGACGACAAACCCCAGAGGCCCAGCGAAACCCAGAAACTCACAGTGACAG GCCTGTCAAAACCACAGCTCCGCCTTAACAAGGGTGTGGTCAAAGAAGGGGAGGAGATAACGGCCACATGTATTGCTCCCGGTGAGATGGGATCATTTTTCTTCTACATCTACGAGGACTCTAATGAGATCAAGGAGAAGCAGGTCAGCTCCAACCAAGCAGAGTTCAAGCTTCGCTTCAGCAGTGTTAACAGACGCAGAATTCACTGTACCTATACTGTCCTCATAACGCCATACTCCGTCAAGTCGGAGGAAAGCAACAACGTCACAGTTTCAGTCAAAG aGCTGCCCATTACAATAGATTTGGATATTGACCCTGTGACCAGGGTCTATGAGGGAGACCAACTAAACATCTTGTGCAAAGTCAACGGCTTACAGCACAGTGATGAAAGTGTCAGACTCCTCCTGATCCAGGGGATCCAGATTCTCAGCAGTGGACTCACCAACGTCAGCCACAGCATGGTCGCGCAGGCAAACTACGCTGAGGAGTTTGAGTGCAAATTTGAAATGGGAAATGTGGTGAAAACTGCCACAAAGACGATTTCAGTGATAG AGCTGTTTTCAGCGCCCACTCTCACCGTGTCTCCAGATGAAGTCTTTCAGAGGGACGACGTGACACTAACCTGCAAAAGTGAGAGCTATGCCTCCGAAAGACTCAGCGAGGACGAGTTGACTTACACTCTTGATCCACCCCAAACCCCACAGACCCCCAGCAGAAAAGGAGTATTTTCTGTAAAGTCCCTGCGGATTGAAACCAACTATACCTGTGTAGCTGAAGCCATGAGGATCAAGAAAAGAAGTAAAACCCTGACTGTACGCCCTAAAA TTTTTGTCTCCACACCAAAGATATCTGTGGTCGGCAGGGCAATCCTTGGACAACCCGTCAAGATCCTCTGTCAGTCGGACATTGGCAGCCTGCCAATAAACTACACCCTGTTTAAAGACTTCGTCGAAGTGAGCACAATCAGCATCAATCGGAGTTCTCAACAGGCTCACTTCGAAGTCAACATCACCAGTCCTGAGGACATAAAGCAGTACATTTGTGAAGCAAGCAATAATCACAGACACAATAAGCAACCGCTTAGTGAGAAACTCAACGCTATTGTCATAG TGCCTCCATCGTACGCAGAACTGATGGCTGTCCCAGACGAAAGCGGAATTTATGAGGGAGATGATCTCTACCTCCTTTGTCGTGCCGACGGCACACCGCCAGTCACTTTTAAGTGGTACCATGTAGGCAATAACCTGCCGCTGTATACTAACACCTCCAATGACTACAGCAGCAGCTACCAGGTACCCTCAGTGTCCAAAGAGCACAACGGCAGATACTACTGCGAGGCTTTCAACCACGTCAACAAAGTCGTCCGCAGTGAGGAGGTCACGATAGAAG TGCAAATGGTGTTGTGGAAAAAAGCTCTGATCGGGGGGTTCTGTCTGCTGGCGGTTtcggtgttggtggtggtgtgtgtgctcTGCTTCAGATCCAAGAGAG TGGTCATGGACAGCGGAGCTGCAGTCAGCGTCTGGACCAAACGACCACCTGAGGAAG ATGTAGCCATTGATGAGGAGAGCAGCATGGTAACCAAAGAGCCTGATGTGGAGTACACTGAGGTGGTACATCCCCGGCCTGTGGATCCTGCCAGAG TCCCGCTCAGAAAAGGCACAGACACAGTGTACAGCGAGCTCCAAAACTCTCCACATG gtCCTGCTGACTACCATGACTAT CATGGTTCAGTAGAGTACGCCGAGCTCAACGGTGAACAACCCGAGGTCAATCACTACCATCCAGAAGTCAACAACTTCCAGGACCTGCCGATGCCCGTGGATTAG
- the pecam1b gene encoding platelet endothelial cell adhesion molecule isoform X5, protein MGLLILLTSTLLYSYFHPGRVVDAQRLFILKDITLTIEPSKDVKRGTNVSLRCKATVSQSETWELRREYTVYKDNNLIYNKTSISEEILYPLGEARVANSGKYRCEINIDDKPQRPSETQKLTVTGLSKPQLRLNKGVVKEGEEITATCIAPGEMGSFFFYIYEDSNEIKEKQVSSNQAEFKLRFSSVNRRRIHCTYTVLITPYSVKSEESNNVTVSVKELPITIDLDIDPVTRVYEGDQLNILCKVNGLQHSDESVRLLLIQGIQILSSGLTNVSHSMVAQANYAEEFECKFEMGNVVKTATKTISVIELFSAPTLTVSPDEVFQRDDVTLTCKSESYASERLSEDELTYTLDPPQTPQTPSRKGVFSVKSLRIETNYTCVAEAMRIKKRSKTLTVRPKIFVSTPKISVVGRAILGQPVKILCQSDIGSLPINYTLFKDFVEVSTISINRSSQQAHFEVNITSPEDIKQYICEASNNHRHNKQPLSEKLNAIVIVPPSYAELMAVPDESGIYEGDDLYLLCRADGTPPVTFKWYHVGNNLPLYTNTSNDYSSSYQVPSVSKEHNGRYYCEAFNHVNKVVRSEEVTIEVQMVLWKKALIGGFCLLAVSVLVVVCVLCFRSKRGKRDGAAELSVKPSSPKSDDTLTVTLTHDTEVYNADKDAALLYDGTEGRVTNGVRDSTASLPADISNRSSYSIPATV, encoded by the exons ATGGGCCTCCTGATACTGCTAACCTCCACGCTCCTGTACAGCT ACTTCCATCCAGGGAGAGTGGTGGACGCTCAGCGAT TGTTCATATTAAAAGATATCACCCTGACCATCGAGCCCAGTAAGGACGTTAAGCGGGGCACTAATGTGAGTCTGAGATGCAAGGCCACCGTCTCTCAATCAGAGACTTGGGAGCTGCGTCGTGAGTACACTGTATACAAGGACAACAACCTAATCTACAACAAGACCAGCATCTCAGAGGAGATTCTCTACCCACTGGGCGAGGCCAGAGTCGCCAACAGCGGCAAATATAGGTGCGAAATCAACATTGACGACAAACCCCAGAGGCCCAGCGAAACCCAGAAACTCACAGTGACAG GCCTGTCAAAACCACAGCTCCGCCTTAACAAGGGTGTGGTCAAAGAAGGGGAGGAGATAACGGCCACATGTATTGCTCCCGGTGAGATGGGATCATTTTTCTTCTACATCTACGAGGACTCTAATGAGATCAAGGAGAAGCAGGTCAGCTCCAACCAAGCAGAGTTCAAGCTTCGCTTCAGCAGTGTTAACAGACGCAGAATTCACTGTACCTATACTGTCCTCATAACGCCATACTCCGTCAAGTCGGAGGAAAGCAACAACGTCACAGTTTCAGTCAAAG aGCTGCCCATTACAATAGATTTGGATATTGACCCTGTGACCAGGGTCTATGAGGGAGACCAACTAAACATCTTGTGCAAAGTCAACGGCTTACAGCACAGTGATGAAAGTGTCAGACTCCTCCTGATCCAGGGGATCCAGATTCTCAGCAGTGGACTCACCAACGTCAGCCACAGCATGGTCGCGCAGGCAAACTACGCTGAGGAGTTTGAGTGCAAATTTGAAATGGGAAATGTGGTGAAAACTGCCACAAAGACGATTTCAGTGATAG AGCTGTTTTCAGCGCCCACTCTCACCGTGTCTCCAGATGAAGTCTTTCAGAGGGACGACGTGACACTAACCTGCAAAAGTGAGAGCTATGCCTCCGAAAGACTCAGCGAGGACGAGTTGACTTACACTCTTGATCCACCCCAAACCCCACAGACCCCCAGCAGAAAAGGAGTATTTTCTGTAAAGTCCCTGCGGATTGAAACCAACTATACCTGTGTAGCTGAAGCCATGAGGATCAAGAAAAGAAGTAAAACCCTGACTGTACGCCCTAAAA TTTTTGTCTCCACACCAAAGATATCTGTGGTCGGCAGGGCAATCCTTGGACAACCCGTCAAGATCCTCTGTCAGTCGGACATTGGCAGCCTGCCAATAAACTACACCCTGTTTAAAGACTTCGTCGAAGTGAGCACAATCAGCATCAATCGGAGTTCTCAACAGGCTCACTTCGAAGTCAACATCACCAGTCCTGAGGACATAAAGCAGTACATTTGTGAAGCAAGCAATAATCACAGACACAATAAGCAACCGCTTAGTGAGAAACTCAACGCTATTGTCATAG TGCCTCCATCGTACGCAGAACTGATGGCTGTCCCAGACGAAAGCGGAATTTATGAGGGAGATGATCTCTACCTCCTTTGTCGTGCCGACGGCACACCGCCAGTCACTTTTAAGTGGTACCATGTAGGCAATAACCTGCCGCTGTATACTAACACCTCCAATGACTACAGCAGCAGCTACCAGGTACCCTCAGTGTCCAAAGAGCACAACGGCAGATACTACTGCGAGGCTTTCAACCACGTCAACAAAGTCGTCCGCAGTGAGGAGGTCACGATAGAAG TGCAAATGGTGTTGTGGAAAAAAGCTCTGATCGGGGGGTTCTGTCTGCTGGCGGTTtcggtgttggtggtggtgtgtgtgctcTGCTTCAGATCCAAGAGAG GTAAAAGAGATGGAGCTGCTGAATTGTCAGT AAAGCCTTCAAGCCCTAAATCAGATGACACTTTAACAGTGACTCTAACCCACGACACAGAGGTTTATAACGCAGACAAAG ACGCAGCGCTACTCTATGATGGCACAGAGGGGAGAGTGACCAATGGGGTGCGAGATAGCACGGCGTCGCTTCCCGCTGACATCAGCAACAGGAGCAGCTACAGTATCCCAGCCACAGTGTAG
- the pecam1b gene encoding platelet endothelial cell adhesion molecule isoform X6, producing the protein MGLLILLTSTLLYSYFHPGRVVDAQRLFILKDITLTIEPSKDVKRGTNVSLRCKATVSQSETWELRREYTVYKDNNLIYNKTSISEEILYPLGEARVANSGKYRCEINIDDKPQRPSETQKLTVTGLSKPQLRLNKGVVKEGEEITATCIAPGEMGSFFFYIYEDSNEIKEKQVSSNQAEFKLRFSSVNRRRIHCTYTVLITPYSVKSEESNNVTVSVKELPITIDLDIDPVTRVYEGDQLNILCKVNGLQHSDESVRLLLIQGIQILSSGLTNVSHSMVAQANYAEEFECKFEMGNVVKTATKTISVIELFSAPTLTVSPDEVFQRDDVTLTCKSESYASERLSEDELTYTLDPPQTPQTPSRKGVFSVKSLRIETNYTCVAEAMRIKKRSKTLTVRPKIFVSTPKISVVGRAILGQPVKILCQSDIGSLPINYTLFKDFVEVSTISINRSSQQAHFEVNITSPEDIKQYICEASNNHRHNKQPLSEKLNAIVIVPPSYAELMAVPDESGIYEGDDLYLLCRADGTPPVTFKWYHVGNNLPLYTNTSNDYSSSYQVPSVSKEHNGRYYCEAFNHVNKVVRSEEVTIEVQMVLWKKALIGGFCLLAVSVLVVVCVLCFRSKRDAALLYDGTEGRVTNGVRDSTASLPADISNRSSYSIPATV; encoded by the exons ATGGGCCTCCTGATACTGCTAACCTCCACGCTCCTGTACAGCT ACTTCCATCCAGGGAGAGTGGTGGACGCTCAGCGAT TGTTCATATTAAAAGATATCACCCTGACCATCGAGCCCAGTAAGGACGTTAAGCGGGGCACTAATGTGAGTCTGAGATGCAAGGCCACCGTCTCTCAATCAGAGACTTGGGAGCTGCGTCGTGAGTACACTGTATACAAGGACAACAACCTAATCTACAACAAGACCAGCATCTCAGAGGAGATTCTCTACCCACTGGGCGAGGCCAGAGTCGCCAACAGCGGCAAATATAGGTGCGAAATCAACATTGACGACAAACCCCAGAGGCCCAGCGAAACCCAGAAACTCACAGTGACAG GCCTGTCAAAACCACAGCTCCGCCTTAACAAGGGTGTGGTCAAAGAAGGGGAGGAGATAACGGCCACATGTATTGCTCCCGGTGAGATGGGATCATTTTTCTTCTACATCTACGAGGACTCTAATGAGATCAAGGAGAAGCAGGTCAGCTCCAACCAAGCAGAGTTCAAGCTTCGCTTCAGCAGTGTTAACAGACGCAGAATTCACTGTACCTATACTGTCCTCATAACGCCATACTCCGTCAAGTCGGAGGAAAGCAACAACGTCACAGTTTCAGTCAAAG aGCTGCCCATTACAATAGATTTGGATATTGACCCTGTGACCAGGGTCTATGAGGGAGACCAACTAAACATCTTGTGCAAAGTCAACGGCTTACAGCACAGTGATGAAAGTGTCAGACTCCTCCTGATCCAGGGGATCCAGATTCTCAGCAGTGGACTCACCAACGTCAGCCACAGCATGGTCGCGCAGGCAAACTACGCTGAGGAGTTTGAGTGCAAATTTGAAATGGGAAATGTGGTGAAAACTGCCACAAAGACGATTTCAGTGATAG AGCTGTTTTCAGCGCCCACTCTCACCGTGTCTCCAGATGAAGTCTTTCAGAGGGACGACGTGACACTAACCTGCAAAAGTGAGAGCTATGCCTCCGAAAGACTCAGCGAGGACGAGTTGACTTACACTCTTGATCCACCCCAAACCCCACAGACCCCCAGCAGAAAAGGAGTATTTTCTGTAAAGTCCCTGCGGATTGAAACCAACTATACCTGTGTAGCTGAAGCCATGAGGATCAAGAAAAGAAGTAAAACCCTGACTGTACGCCCTAAAA TTTTTGTCTCCACACCAAAGATATCTGTGGTCGGCAGGGCAATCCTTGGACAACCCGTCAAGATCCTCTGTCAGTCGGACATTGGCAGCCTGCCAATAAACTACACCCTGTTTAAAGACTTCGTCGAAGTGAGCACAATCAGCATCAATCGGAGTTCTCAACAGGCTCACTTCGAAGTCAACATCACCAGTCCTGAGGACATAAAGCAGTACATTTGTGAAGCAAGCAATAATCACAGACACAATAAGCAACCGCTTAGTGAGAAACTCAACGCTATTGTCATAG TGCCTCCATCGTACGCAGAACTGATGGCTGTCCCAGACGAAAGCGGAATTTATGAGGGAGATGATCTCTACCTCCTTTGTCGTGCCGACGGCACACCGCCAGTCACTTTTAAGTGGTACCATGTAGGCAATAACCTGCCGCTGTATACTAACACCTCCAATGACTACAGCAGCAGCTACCAGGTACCCTCAGTGTCCAAAGAGCACAACGGCAGATACTACTGCGAGGCTTTCAACCACGTCAACAAAGTCGTCCGCAGTGAGGAGGTCACGATAGAAG TGCAAATGGTGTTGTGGAAAAAAGCTCTGATCGGGGGGTTCTGTCTGCTGGCGGTTtcggtgttggtggtggtgtgtgtgctcTGCTTCAGATCCAAGAGAG ACGCAGCGCTACTCTATGATGGCACAGAGGGGAGAGTGACCAATGGGGTGCGAGATAGCACGGCGTCGCTTCCCGCTGACATCAGCAACAGGAGCAGCTACAGTATCCCAGCCACAGTGTAG
- the pecam1b gene encoding platelet endothelial cell adhesion molecule isoform X7 gives MGLLILLTSTLLYSYFHPGRVVDAQRLFILKDITLTIEPSKDVKRGTNVSLRCKATVSQSETWELRREYTVYKDNNLIYNKTSISEEILYPLGEARVANSGKYRCEINIDDKPQRPSETQKLTVTGLSKPQLRLNKGVVKEGEEITATCIAPGEMGSFFFYIYEDSNEIKEKQVSSNQAEFKLRFSSVNRRRIHCTYTVLITPYSVKSEESNNVTVSVKELPITIDLDIDPVTRVYEGDQLNILCKVNGLQHSDESVRLLLIQGIQILSSGLTNVSHSMVAQANYAEEFECKFEMGNVVKTATKTISVIELFSAPTLTVSPDEVFQRDDVTLTCKSESYASERLSEDELTYTLDPPQTPQTPSRKGVFSVKSLRIETNYTCVAEAMRIKKRSKTLTVRPKIFVSTPKISVVGRAILGQPVKILCQSDIGSLPINYTLFKDFVEVSTISINRSSQQAHFEVNITSPEDIKQYICEASNNHRHNKQPLSEKLNAIVIVPPSYAELMAVPDESGIYEGDDLYLLCRADGTPPVTFKWYHVGNNLPLYTNTSNDYSSSYQVPSVSKEHNGRYYCEAFNHVNKVVRSEEVTIEVQMVLWKKALIGGFCLLAVSVLVVVCVLCFRSKRGKRDGAAELSVLQALNQMTL, from the exons ATGGGCCTCCTGATACTGCTAACCTCCACGCTCCTGTACAGCT ACTTCCATCCAGGGAGAGTGGTGGACGCTCAGCGAT TGTTCATATTAAAAGATATCACCCTGACCATCGAGCCCAGTAAGGACGTTAAGCGGGGCACTAATGTGAGTCTGAGATGCAAGGCCACCGTCTCTCAATCAGAGACTTGGGAGCTGCGTCGTGAGTACACTGTATACAAGGACAACAACCTAATCTACAACAAGACCAGCATCTCAGAGGAGATTCTCTACCCACTGGGCGAGGCCAGAGTCGCCAACAGCGGCAAATATAGGTGCGAAATCAACATTGACGACAAACCCCAGAGGCCCAGCGAAACCCAGAAACTCACAGTGACAG GCCTGTCAAAACCACAGCTCCGCCTTAACAAGGGTGTGGTCAAAGAAGGGGAGGAGATAACGGCCACATGTATTGCTCCCGGTGAGATGGGATCATTTTTCTTCTACATCTACGAGGACTCTAATGAGATCAAGGAGAAGCAGGTCAGCTCCAACCAAGCAGAGTTCAAGCTTCGCTTCAGCAGTGTTAACAGACGCAGAATTCACTGTACCTATACTGTCCTCATAACGCCATACTCCGTCAAGTCGGAGGAAAGCAACAACGTCACAGTTTCAGTCAAAG aGCTGCCCATTACAATAGATTTGGATATTGACCCTGTGACCAGGGTCTATGAGGGAGACCAACTAAACATCTTGTGCAAAGTCAACGGCTTACAGCACAGTGATGAAAGTGTCAGACTCCTCCTGATCCAGGGGATCCAGATTCTCAGCAGTGGACTCACCAACGTCAGCCACAGCATGGTCGCGCAGGCAAACTACGCTGAGGAGTTTGAGTGCAAATTTGAAATGGGAAATGTGGTGAAAACTGCCACAAAGACGATTTCAGTGATAG AGCTGTTTTCAGCGCCCACTCTCACCGTGTCTCCAGATGAAGTCTTTCAGAGGGACGACGTGACACTAACCTGCAAAAGTGAGAGCTATGCCTCCGAAAGACTCAGCGAGGACGAGTTGACTTACACTCTTGATCCACCCCAAACCCCACAGACCCCCAGCAGAAAAGGAGTATTTTCTGTAAAGTCCCTGCGGATTGAAACCAACTATACCTGTGTAGCTGAAGCCATGAGGATCAAGAAAAGAAGTAAAACCCTGACTGTACGCCCTAAAA TTTTTGTCTCCACACCAAAGATATCTGTGGTCGGCAGGGCAATCCTTGGACAACCCGTCAAGATCCTCTGTCAGTCGGACATTGGCAGCCTGCCAATAAACTACACCCTGTTTAAAGACTTCGTCGAAGTGAGCACAATCAGCATCAATCGGAGTTCTCAACAGGCTCACTTCGAAGTCAACATCACCAGTCCTGAGGACATAAAGCAGTACATTTGTGAAGCAAGCAATAATCACAGACACAATAAGCAACCGCTTAGTGAGAAACTCAACGCTATTGTCATAG TGCCTCCATCGTACGCAGAACTGATGGCTGTCCCAGACGAAAGCGGAATTTATGAGGGAGATGATCTCTACCTCCTTTGTCGTGCCGACGGCACACCGCCAGTCACTTTTAAGTGGTACCATGTAGGCAATAACCTGCCGCTGTATACTAACACCTCCAATGACTACAGCAGCAGCTACCAGGTACCCTCAGTGTCCAAAGAGCACAACGGCAGATACTACTGCGAGGCTTTCAACCACGTCAACAAAGTCGTCCGCAGTGAGGAGGTCACGATAGAAG TGCAAATGGTGTTGTGGAAAAAAGCTCTGATCGGGGGGTTCTGTCTGCTGGCGGTTtcggtgttggtggtggtgtgtgtgctcTGCTTCAGATCCAAGAGAG GTAAAAGAGATGGAGCTGCTGAATTGTCAGT CCTTCAAGCCCTAAATCAGATGACACTTTAA
- the pecam1b gene encoding platelet endothelial cell adhesion molecule isoform X1, translated as MGLLILLTSTLLYSYFHPGRVVDAQRLFILKDITLTIEPSKDVKRGTNVSLRCKATVSQSETWELRREYTVYKDNNLIYNKTSISEEILYPLGEARVANSGKYRCEINIDDKPQRPSETQKLTVTGLSKPQLRLNKGVVKEGEEITATCIAPGEMGSFFFYIYEDSNEIKEKQVSSNQAEFKLRFSSVNRRRIHCTYTVLITPYSVKSEESNNVTVSVKELPITIDLDIDPVTRVYEGDQLNILCKVNGLQHSDESVRLLLIQGIQILSSGLTNVSHSMVAQANYAEEFECKFEMGNVVKTATKTISVIELFSAPTLTVSPDEVFQRDDVTLTCKSESYASERLSEDELTYTLDPPQTPQTPSRKGVFSVKSLRIETNYTCVAEAMRIKKRSKTLTVRPKIFVSTPKISVVGRAILGQPVKILCQSDIGSLPINYTLFKDFVEVSTISINRSSQQAHFEVNITSPEDIKQYICEASNNHRHNKQPLSEKLNAIVIVPPSYAELMAVPDESGIYEGDDLYLLCRADGTPPVTFKWYHVGNNLPLYTNTSNDYSSSYQVPSVSKEHNGRYYCEAFNHVNKVVRSEEVTIEVQMVLWKKALIGGFCLLAVSVLVVVCVLCFRSKRGKRDGAAELSVKPSSPKSDDTLTVTLTHDTEVYNADKVVMDSGAAVSVWTKRPPEEDVAIDEESSMVTKEPDVEYTEVVHPRPVDPARVPLRKGTDTVYSELQNSPHGPADYHDYHGSVEYAELNGEQPEVNHYHPEVNNFQDLPMPVD; from the exons ATGGGCCTCCTGATACTGCTAACCTCCACGCTCCTGTACAGCT ACTTCCATCCAGGGAGAGTGGTGGACGCTCAGCGAT TGTTCATATTAAAAGATATCACCCTGACCATCGAGCCCAGTAAGGACGTTAAGCGGGGCACTAATGTGAGTCTGAGATGCAAGGCCACCGTCTCTCAATCAGAGACTTGGGAGCTGCGTCGTGAGTACACTGTATACAAGGACAACAACCTAATCTACAACAAGACCAGCATCTCAGAGGAGATTCTCTACCCACTGGGCGAGGCCAGAGTCGCCAACAGCGGCAAATATAGGTGCGAAATCAACATTGACGACAAACCCCAGAGGCCCAGCGAAACCCAGAAACTCACAGTGACAG GCCTGTCAAAACCACAGCTCCGCCTTAACAAGGGTGTGGTCAAAGAAGGGGAGGAGATAACGGCCACATGTATTGCTCCCGGTGAGATGGGATCATTTTTCTTCTACATCTACGAGGACTCTAATGAGATCAAGGAGAAGCAGGTCAGCTCCAACCAAGCAGAGTTCAAGCTTCGCTTCAGCAGTGTTAACAGACGCAGAATTCACTGTACCTATACTGTCCTCATAACGCCATACTCCGTCAAGTCGGAGGAAAGCAACAACGTCACAGTTTCAGTCAAAG aGCTGCCCATTACAATAGATTTGGATATTGACCCTGTGACCAGGGTCTATGAGGGAGACCAACTAAACATCTTGTGCAAAGTCAACGGCTTACAGCACAGTGATGAAAGTGTCAGACTCCTCCTGATCCAGGGGATCCAGATTCTCAGCAGTGGACTCACCAACGTCAGCCACAGCATGGTCGCGCAGGCAAACTACGCTGAGGAGTTTGAGTGCAAATTTGAAATGGGAAATGTGGTGAAAACTGCCACAAAGACGATTTCAGTGATAG AGCTGTTTTCAGCGCCCACTCTCACCGTGTCTCCAGATGAAGTCTTTCAGAGGGACGACGTGACACTAACCTGCAAAAGTGAGAGCTATGCCTCCGAAAGACTCAGCGAGGACGAGTTGACTTACACTCTTGATCCACCCCAAACCCCACAGACCCCCAGCAGAAAAGGAGTATTTTCTGTAAAGTCCCTGCGGATTGAAACCAACTATACCTGTGTAGCTGAAGCCATGAGGATCAAGAAAAGAAGTAAAACCCTGACTGTACGCCCTAAAA TTTTTGTCTCCACACCAAAGATATCTGTGGTCGGCAGGGCAATCCTTGGACAACCCGTCAAGATCCTCTGTCAGTCGGACATTGGCAGCCTGCCAATAAACTACACCCTGTTTAAAGACTTCGTCGAAGTGAGCACAATCAGCATCAATCGGAGTTCTCAACAGGCTCACTTCGAAGTCAACATCACCAGTCCTGAGGACATAAAGCAGTACATTTGTGAAGCAAGCAATAATCACAGACACAATAAGCAACCGCTTAGTGAGAAACTCAACGCTATTGTCATAG TGCCTCCATCGTACGCAGAACTGATGGCTGTCCCAGACGAAAGCGGAATTTATGAGGGAGATGATCTCTACCTCCTTTGTCGTGCCGACGGCACACCGCCAGTCACTTTTAAGTGGTACCATGTAGGCAATAACCTGCCGCTGTATACTAACACCTCCAATGACTACAGCAGCAGCTACCAGGTACCCTCAGTGTCCAAAGAGCACAACGGCAGATACTACTGCGAGGCTTTCAACCACGTCAACAAAGTCGTCCGCAGTGAGGAGGTCACGATAGAAG TGCAAATGGTGTTGTGGAAAAAAGCTCTGATCGGGGGGTTCTGTCTGCTGGCGGTTtcggtgttggtggtggtgtgtgtgctcTGCTTCAGATCCAAGAGAG GTAAAAGAGATGGAGCTGCTGAATTGTCAGT AAAGCCTTCAAGCCCTAAATCAGATGACACTTTAACAGTGACTCTAACCCACGACACAGAGGTTTATAACGCAGACAAAG TGGTCATGGACAGCGGAGCTGCAGTCAGCGTCTGGACCAAACGACCACCTGAGGAAG ATGTAGCCATTGATGAGGAGAGCAGCATGGTAACCAAAGAGCCTGATGTGGAGTACACTGAGGTGGTACATCCCCGGCCTGTGGATCCTGCCAGAG TCCCGCTCAGAAAAGGCACAGACACAGTGTACAGCGAGCTCCAAAACTCTCCACATG gtCCTGCTGACTACCATGACTAT CATGGTTCAGTAGAGTACGCCGAGCTCAACGGTGAACAACCCGAGGTCAATCACTACCATCCAGAAGTCAACAACTTCCAGGACCTGCCGATGCCCGTGGATTAG